One genomic window of Luteitalea pratensis includes the following:
- a CDS encoding S41 family peptidase, producing the protein MRRILVAAAAVVAAFSALLPTAGAQNLANCSTASQNRYVLDVMRDIYYWDTELPATVNTSGYASPEALLEAVRYRPLDEHFSYIGARATEEAFYSDSQFVGFGFANSYDGQGLRILQIFPDSPAAETGMQRGDRITTINGQSVVTLVAAGTIGTALGPSQEGYSIRFRYERADGSATDASMAKRAVTIPTVSVLNVYEVDGRKIGYLFFRNFVTPSRQALDDAFNALRDVGATELVLDLRYNGGGLVSIAQHLASLIGGTRTEGQVFAEYFHNSRNAFRNEVTRFEHKDNTLSLQRLVVVTTGGSASASELVINALRPFIPVTTVGETTYGKPVGQYGITFCDKVLYPVAFTLRNALGQGDYFSGIAADCPAGDDADHQLGDPAEASLAEALTVVRTGRCSAPPVSAAPQRRRESTKLDTLPPSRGLEQLIGAH; encoded by the coding sequence ATGCGTCGTATCCTCGTTGCCGCCGCGGCAGTCGTCGCCGCTTTCTCAGCGCTGCTGCCAACAGCCGGCGCGCAGAATCTCGCCAACTGCAGTACCGCGAGCCAGAACCGCTACGTCCTCGACGTGATGCGGGACATCTACTACTGGGACACCGAGCTGCCGGCCACCGTGAACACCAGCGGCTATGCCTCGCCGGAGGCATTGCTCGAAGCCGTCCGCTACCGGCCGCTCGACGAGCACTTCAGCTACATCGGCGCGCGTGCGACCGAAGAAGCGTTCTACTCGGACAGCCAGTTCGTCGGCTTCGGCTTCGCCAACAGCTACGACGGGCAGGGCCTGCGCATCCTCCAGATATTCCCGGACAGCCCCGCGGCCGAGACCGGCATGCAGCGTGGCGATCGCATCACCACCATCAACGGCCAGAGTGTCGTCACGCTCGTCGCCGCCGGTACGATCGGCACCGCGCTTGGACCCTCGCAGGAGGGATACAGCATCCGCTTCCGATACGAGCGAGCCGATGGCAGCGCCACGGATGCGTCGATGGCCAAGCGCGCGGTGACGATTCCGACGGTGTCGGTCCTGAACGTGTACGAGGTCGACGGCAGGAAGATCGGGTACCTCTTCTTCCGTAATTTCGTGACGCCGTCCCGCCAGGCGCTCGACGATGCCTTCAACGCGCTGCGTGACGTGGGTGCGACCGAGCTGGTGCTCGACCTGCGCTACAACGGCGGGGGACTCGTGTCGATCGCCCAGCACCTCGCCAGCCTGATCGGCGGGACCCGCACCGAGGGCCAGGTCTTCGCCGAGTACTTCCACAACTCGCGCAATGCCTTCCGCAACGAAGTGACCCGGTTCGAGCACAAGGACAACACGTTGTCGCTGCAGCGTCTCGTCGTGGTCACGACCGGCGGCTCGGCATCGGCGAGCGAACTCGTGATCAACGCGCTGCGGCCATTCATCCCGGTGACGACGGTGGGCGAGACGACGTACGGCAAGCCCGTCGGTCAGTACGGCATCACGTTCTGCGACAAGGTGCTGTATCCGGTCGCGTTCACGCTGCGCAACGCGCTTGGACAGGGTGACTACTTCAGCGGCATCGCCGCCGATTGCCCTGCCGGCGACGACGCGGATCACCAGCTCGGCGATCCGGCGGAGGCCTCGCTCGCAGAGGCGCTGACGGTGGTCCGTACCGGCCGGTGCTCGGCGCCACCGGTCAGTGCAGCGCCGCAGCGACGGCGCGAGAGCACGAAGCTGGACACACTGCCGCCGAGCCGTGGGCTCGAACAACTGATCGGCGCTCACTAG
- a CDS encoding nucleoside hydrolase, with protein sequence MIHLAVATWMIVTAAACRSSDAPPDDGRIATWLDISPAIGDPPRNPGDALALLQAYGSGRLGVRGVSVTFGNVPLERGLPAAQELLKRLDSGLLRAWRGASAPDERAAPTEATELLQEALGKEPLTIVATGPMTTVASVLLRHPAMASRIQRVILVAGTSVDSNPPGPRSESGPYLATTPGGAGISARDANVEADAPSLQVLLDSPVALTVVSPSLATGIGLDAADLDRLDEGHGPIKLITPPARAWLQAVRGVDDATAFAVPAMLAVDVAAHPGDVRCEAAVASVATPQPHGPRLLIASSTEGRRVTWCHTADPGAKARIIADVLRVRQLPR encoded by the coding sequence TTGATCCATCTCGCCGTCGCGACCTGGATGATCGTGACCGCCGCGGCCTGCCGGAGTAGCGACGCACCGCCTGACGACGGCCGCATTGCCACCTGGCTCGACATCAGTCCGGCGATCGGCGATCCGCCACGCAACCCCGGCGATGCACTCGCGCTGCTGCAAGCCTACGGCTCCGGTAGGCTGGGAGTGCGCGGCGTGTCGGTCACCTTCGGCAACGTCCCGCTCGAGCGCGGCCTCCCCGCGGCCCAGGAACTGCTGAAGCGCCTGGACAGCGGACTGCTTCGAGCGTGGCGCGGCGCCTCGGCGCCCGACGAACGCGCGGCGCCGACCGAAGCCACCGAGTTGCTCCAGGAGGCGTTGGGAAAGGAACCACTGACCATTGTGGCCACCGGCCCGATGACGACGGTCGCCTCGGTGCTCCTTCGGCATCCGGCGATGGCCAGTCGCATCCAGCGCGTGATTCTTGTCGCGGGCACGTCGGTGGACTCCAACCCGCCCGGGCCGCGCTCGGAGAGCGGGCCCTACCTGGCGACGACGCCCGGCGGCGCCGGTATCAGTGCGAGGGACGCCAACGTCGAGGCCGACGCCCCCAGCCTGCAGGTGCTGCTCGACAGCCCGGTGGCCCTCACGGTGGTGTCGCCGAGCCTCGCCACCGGTATCGGTCTTGACGCAGCGGACCTGGACCGTCTCGACGAGGGACACGGACCGATCAAGCTGATCACGCCGCCGGCGCGCGCCTGGCTACAGGCGGTCCGCGGCGTGGACGACGCGACAGCGTTCGCCGTGCCGGCCATGCTCGCGGTGGATGTGGCGGCCCACCCGGGTGACGTCCGATGCGAGGCCGCTGTGGCGTCGGTCGCGACGCCGCAGCCGCACGGGCCTCGCCTGCTGATTGCGAGCAGTACCGAAGGACGCCGGGTCACGTGGTGCCACACGGCCGATCCCGGGGCGAAGGCGCGGATCATCGCCGACGTGCTGCGCGTCCGGCAACTGCCACGCTGA
- a CDS encoding heavy metal translocating P-type ATPase, protein MSPEPAALTPDALTRVQIPVEGMTCAACQVRVQRALTRVPGVADASVNLLAHQASVRFDASRVRPEELVAAIQRTGYDARLEPPVVDLVAEQEARDRADAIEYQHLRRKAIASGTAGAVAMIASMPLMAPPLDAPVHGHALPPITDPLMRWVMTTVHPALSEMAPWLYAVDRRLLSWALLLLTAAVMAWAGRQFYVRAWRSGRHGGADMNTLVAVGTGAAFVYSLVATAAPGIFVSRGLAPDVYFEAVILIIALILTGRAFEARAKRRTSGALRALVGLQPRTARVVRDGVEQDVAIEDVVTGDLVRVRPGERLPVDGRVEAGTSSLDESMLTGESLPVYKAAGDAVIGGTVNGTGAIVYRATTLGASSVLSRIVRLMRDAQASRAPIQDLADRISAVFVPVVIGIALVTLLVWWLFGGDGAIVRGFAAAVTVLIIACPCAMGLAVPTAVMVATGKGAELGVLIKGGDALQRTAELTTVAFDKTGTLTEGRPVVTHARWADDVEVGDALALGAAVERASEHPLAAAVIAYASEQGARATPVASDFQATAGRGAQARVDGRDVLVGSARFLADSGIDPVAVGADADAWAQQGASVIFVAVDGVAVGALGVSDPIKPGAADVVRRLRDLGLHVVLLSGDTPSTARAIGLAAGIDDVVGGVLPDGKVAEIRRRQGAGAVVAMVGDGINDGPALAQADIGIAMGTGTDIAMAASDVTLVRGDVSGVPQVIDLARRTLATMRQNLFWAFVYNVVGIPIAAGVLYPSTGLLLSPIIASAAMAFSSVSVVSNSLRLRQARIV, encoded by the coding sequence ATGAGCCCTGAACCGGCGGCCCTGACGCCCGACGCGCTGACGCGTGTGCAGATCCCTGTCGAGGGGATGACCTGCGCCGCCTGCCAGGTCCGGGTGCAGCGCGCCCTTACGCGTGTGCCCGGCGTGGCGGACGCAAGCGTGAACCTGCTGGCGCACCAGGCGTCGGTGCGCTTCGACGCGTCACGGGTACGCCCCGAGGAACTGGTCGCGGCCATCCAGCGGACCGGCTACGACGCCCGCCTCGAGCCGCCGGTCGTGGACCTGGTCGCCGAGCAGGAGGCGCGCGATCGCGCGGATGCGATCGAGTACCAGCACCTGCGCCGCAAGGCCATCGCCAGCGGCACGGCCGGTGCCGTCGCGATGATCGCGTCGATGCCGCTCATGGCCCCTCCGCTCGATGCACCCGTGCACGGGCATGCGCTGCCGCCGATCACCGATCCGCTGATGCGCTGGGTGATGACGACCGTCCACCCTGCGCTCAGCGAGATGGCGCCATGGCTCTATGCCGTCGATCGTCGCCTGCTGTCGTGGGCCCTACTGCTGCTGACGGCGGCGGTCATGGCCTGGGCCGGACGGCAGTTCTACGTGCGGGCGTGGCGCAGCGGCCGCCACGGCGGCGCCGACATGAACACGCTCGTCGCGGTAGGCACGGGCGCGGCCTTCGTCTACTCGCTCGTCGCCACGGCGGCGCCGGGCATCTTCGTCTCGCGCGGCCTGGCGCCTGACGTCTACTTCGAGGCCGTGATCCTGATCATCGCGCTGATCCTGACTGGCCGTGCGTTCGAGGCACGCGCGAAACGCCGCACCTCGGGAGCCCTGCGCGCACTCGTCGGCCTGCAGCCACGCACCGCCCGCGTCGTCCGCGACGGCGTCGAGCAGGACGTCGCCATCGAGGACGTCGTTACCGGCGACCTGGTCCGGGTGCGACCGGGTGAGCGCCTGCCCGTGGACGGTCGCGTCGAGGCAGGAACGAGCAGCCTCGACGAGTCGATGCTGACCGGCGAGTCCCTGCCGGTGTACAAGGCCGCCGGCGACGCGGTCATCGGCGGCACGGTCAACGGCACGGGCGCGATCGTCTATCGCGCGACGACGCTTGGCGCCTCGAGTGTGTTGTCGCGGATCGTCAGGCTGATGCGCGATGCGCAGGCCTCTCGCGCGCCGATCCAGGATCTCGCCGACCGCATCAGCGCCGTATTCGTGCCCGTCGTGATAGGCATCGCGCTCGTGACGCTGCTCGTGTGGTGGCTGTTCGGGGGCGACGGCGCGATCGTGCGGGGCTTCGCCGCAGCGGTCACCGTCCTGATCATCGCGTGTCCGTGCGCGATGGGGCTCGCCGTGCCGACGGCTGTCATGGTCGCCACCGGGAAGGGCGCGGAACTCGGCGTCCTGATCAAGGGCGGCGACGCGCTTCAGCGCACGGCGGAGCTCACAACGGTCGCCTTCGACAAGACCGGCACGCTGACCGAGGGCCGACCGGTCGTCACGCATGCGCGCTGGGCGGACGACGTGGAGGTTGGTGATGCCCTTGCGCTGGGTGCCGCGGTCGAGCGGGCGTCCGAGCACCCGCTTGCGGCCGCGGTGATTGCGTATGCGTCGGAGCAGGGCGCGCGCGCCACACCCGTTGCGTCCGACTTCCAGGCCACCGCTGGTCGTGGCGCGCAGGCGCGCGTCGACGGGCGCGACGTGCTGGTCGGCAGCGCCCGTTTCCTGGCCGACTCGGGAATCGACCCCGTGGCAGTCGGCGCCGACGCAGACGCATGGGCGCAGCAGGGCGCCTCGGTGATCTTCGTCGCGGTCGACGGCGTGGCCGTGGGAGCCCTGGGCGTGTCCGATCCGATCAAGCCGGGCGCCGCAGACGTCGTGCGCCGGCTGCGCGACCTTGGGCTGCACGTCGTGCTGCTCAGCGGCGACACACCATCGACCGCGCGCGCCATCGGGCTCGCGGCCGGCATCGACGACGTGGTGGGTGGTGTGCTGCCAGACGGCAAGGTGGCCGAGATTCGGCGGCGCCAGGGCGCCGGCGCCGTCGTCGCGATGGTCGGCGATGGCATCAATGACGGCCCTGCCCTCGCGCAGGCCGATATCGGCATCGCGATGGGCACCGGCACCGACATCGCGATGGCGGCCAGCGACGTGACCCTCGTCCGTGGTGACGTGTCCGGCGTCCCGCAGGTGATCGACCTGGCGCGCCGCACGCTGGCAACCATGCGACAGAACCTGTTCTGGGCCTTCGTCTACAACGTCGTCGGCATCCCGATCGCCGCGGGTGTGCTCTATCCCTCGACCGGCCTGCTGCTCAGCCCGATCATCGCCAGCGCCGCGATGGCGTTCAGTTCCGTCAGCGTCGTCAGCAACAGCCTGCGCCTGCGGCAGGCGCGCATCGTATGA
- a CDS encoding phospholipase D-like domain-containing protein encodes MKLIVQPDHGVEPVLSAIARARRSIEVVIFRLDLKDVALALETAVTRGVAVRALIAHTNKGGEKQLRKLELRLLAGGVTVSRSDEDWLRYHGKMLVIDGRQLHVNGFNFTWLDIDRSRSFGAITTSPRLVKEAQRLFQADCDRQAYVPASSGRLVVSPETSRPRLNDFLAGAKRQLCIYDPEISDPRMVRVLADRVRAGVDVRIIGKASSRLGVPALRCPTHRLHVRAIIRDGARAFLGSQSLRTLELDKRREIGVLITERAAVRGMLAVFDADWKLATKAAKASSAAAEAGVGESADPPPTDDESAA; translated from the coding sequence ATGAAACTCATCGTTCAACCCGATCACGGCGTCGAGCCGGTCCTGTCGGCCATCGCCCGCGCGCGGCGCAGCATCGAGGTTGTCATATTCCGCCTCGACCTGAAGGACGTCGCCCTCGCCCTCGAGACCGCAGTGACGCGAGGCGTCGCCGTGCGCGCCCTGATTGCCCACACCAACAAGGGCGGCGAGAAGCAGCTGCGCAAGCTCGAATTGCGCCTGCTCGCCGGCGGTGTCACGGTGTCACGATCTGACGAGGACTGGCTCCGGTACCACGGCAAGATGCTGGTGATCGACGGCCGGCAGTTGCACGTCAACGGGTTCAACTTCACCTGGCTCGACATCGACCGGAGCCGCAGCTTCGGCGCCATCACCACCTCGCCACGGCTCGTGAAGGAAGCCCAGCGCCTGTTCCAGGCCGATTGTGACCGCCAAGCGTACGTGCCGGCGTCCTCCGGTCGGCTGGTGGTCAGCCCCGAGACGTCACGCCCACGGCTGAACGACTTCCTCGCCGGTGCGAAGCGCCAGTTGTGCATCTACGACCCCGAGATCTCCGATCCGCGGATGGTGCGCGTGCTCGCCGATCGGGTGCGCGCCGGCGTCGACGTGCGGATCATCGGCAAGGCCTCGTCGCGCCTTGGGGTCCCGGCGCTCCGCTGTCCCACGCATCGGCTACACGTCCGCGCGATCATCCGCGATGGCGCGCGTGCCTTCCTCGGCAGCCAGAGCCTGCGGACGCTGGAACTCGACAAGCGGCGTGAAATCGGGGTGCTGATCACGGAGCGGGCGGCGGTCCGGGGGATGCTCGCGGTGTTCGACGCCGACTGGAAGCTCGCCACCAAGGCAGCGAAAGCGTCGAGCGCCGCGGCGGAGGCCGGCGTGGGCGAAAGCGCGGACCCGCCGCCGACCGACGATGAGTCGGCCGCATAG
- the crcB gene encoding fluoride efflux transporter CrcB, translating into MRSLWLVAVGGALGAVARAMMSTAIHSRWPSTLPWGTIAVNLVGCLILGLLSGALESRPHLNPTWRAFGAVGVLGAFTTFSTFENETLAMLHRGEFPAALVNIAFSVVAGLAAVWVGQFGGRLL; encoded by the coding sequence ATGCGCTCCTTGTGGCTCGTGGCGGTCGGCGGCGCGCTGGGCGCCGTCGCGCGCGCGATGATGTCGACAGCCATCCACTCACGCTGGCCGTCGACGCTGCCGTGGGGGACGATCGCCGTGAACCTGGTCGGCTGCCTGATCCTGGGCCTGCTCTCGGGTGCCCTCGAATCGAGGCCCCACCTGAACCCGACGTGGCGCGCCTTCGGGGCGGTCGGAGTGCTCGGCGCGTTCACCACGTTCTCCACCTTCGAGAACGAGACGCTGGCGATGCTCCACCGTGGAGAATTCCCGGCGGCGCTGGTCAACATCGCCTTCAGCGTCGTCGCCGGACTCGCCGCCGTGTGGGTCGGACAGTTCGGCGGACGGCTCCTCTGA
- a CDS encoding DUF4956 domain-containing protein, which translates to MSRRERFVAIALVFLALGVMTVPVAAQAFPGAAPVPAEPPATWEEALRALWRLPLAALLASILALRPRRRGTPPRDLAVIHSQIILAVVGVLVMLVVGTSLARAFGIVGAAGLVRYRAKVNDPKDAGVMLSTLAIGLATGVGQWPLAIVGTVFLVVLLAVIESFEPAATRELVITVKATDPVVMKPRLERVLRREATSFEIKAMSPEELQYEVQWPVDRPTDGLSERIVGMDPKRSADVAIEHVKDK; encoded by the coding sequence ATGAGCCGGCGAGAACGGTTCGTGGCGATCGCATTGGTGTTCCTGGCGCTCGGCGTGATGACGGTGCCCGTCGCCGCCCAGGCATTCCCCGGGGCCGCCCCCGTGCCCGCCGAGCCCCCTGCCACCTGGGAGGAGGCGTTGCGCGCGCTGTGGCGGCTGCCGCTGGCGGCCTTGCTCGCGTCGATCCTGGCGCTACGACCGCGGCGGCGCGGTACCCCGCCACGTGATCTGGCGGTCATTCATTCGCAGATCATCCTTGCCGTGGTCGGCGTGCTCGTGATGCTGGTCGTCGGCACCAGCCTCGCGCGCGCCTTCGGCATTGTCGGTGCCGCGGGCCTGGTGCGGTACCGCGCCAAGGTGAACGACCCGAAGGACGCCGGCGTGATGCTGTCGACGCTCGCGATTGGCTTGGCGACCGGGGTCGGTCAATGGCCGCTGGCGATCGTCGGCACGGTGTTCCTGGTGGTGCTCCTGGCGGTGATCGAGTCGTTCGAACCGGCCGCGACGCGCGAATTGGTGATTACGGTGAAGGCCACCGACCCGGTCGTCATGAAGCCACGGCTGGAGCGCGTGCTGCGGCGCGAGGCGACCAGTTTCGAGATCAAGGCGATGTCTCCCGAAGAGCTCCAGTACGAAGTGCAGTGGCCGGTGGACCGGCCGACTGACGGCCTGTCCGAGCGTATCGTCGGCATGGACCCGAAACGATCGGCCGACGTCGCCATCGAGCACGTCAAGGACAAGTAA
- a CDS encoding metal-sensitive transcriptional regulator: MSRQPAAPATTASIGHGLSADPRTRTRTLTRLRRIEGQVRGLHRMVEQERACADVLTQIASVHEALRAVGRELMRNHLKHCATTAFRAGDAPAEAMCDELVDLMYRNAR, translated from the coding sequence ATGAGCCGACAGCCAGCAGCCCCTGCGACGACCGCGAGCATCGGCCACGGCCTGTCGGCCGATCCGCGCACCAGGACCCGGACACTCACCAGGCTCCGTCGGATCGAGGGTCAGGTCCGCGGCCTGCACCGCATGGTCGAGCAAGAGCGCGCGTGCGCCGACGTGTTGACGCAGATCGCATCCGTGCACGAGGCGCTGCGCGCGGTCGGACGCGAATTGATGCGCAACCACCTGAAGCACTGCGCCACGACCGCATTCCGCGCCGGCGATGCGCCCGCCGAGGCGATGTGCGATGAACTCGTCGATTTGATGTACCGAAACGCGAGGTAA
- a CDS encoding heavy-metal-associated domain-containing protein: protein MPLKSLEIVGMSCGHCVKAVTMALQDLPGVDVKDVKVGQALIDADDHVVTTAELTAAIEEAGFTLASVRAA from the coding sequence ATGCCACTCAAGTCGCTCGAGATCGTCGGCATGTCCTGCGGCCACTGCGTGAAGGCGGTCACGATGGCGCTCCAGGACCTGCCGGGCGTGGACGTGAAGGACGTCAAGGTCGGCCAGGCATTGATCGACGCGGACGACCACGTCGTCACGACCGCCGAACTCACGGCAGCCATCGAGGAGGCCGGCTTCACCCTCGCGTCGGTGCGTGCGGCCTGA